One Capricornis sumatraensis isolate serow.1 chromosome 8, serow.2, whole genome shotgun sequence genomic region harbors:
- the NDUFS8 gene encoding NADH dehydrogenase [ubiquinone] iron-sulfur protein 8, mitochondrial isoform X2, giving the protein MRCLTMPVLLRALAQAQAARAGHANGRGLHSSAVAATYKYVNLREPSMDMKSVTDRAAQTLLWTELIRGLGMTLSYLFREPATINYPFEKGPLSPRFRGEHALRRYPSGEERCIACKLCEAVCPAQAITIEAEPRADGSRRTTRYDIDMTKCIYCGFCQEACPVDAIVEGPNFEFSTETHEELLYNKEKLLNNGDKWEAEIAANIQADYLYR; this is encoded by the exons ATGCGCTGCCTGACCATGCCCGTGTTGCTTCGGGCCCTGGCCCAGGCCCAGGCCGCACGTGCAG GGCATGCCAATGGCCGGGGCCTCCACAGCAGCGCAGTGGCAGCCACCTACA AGTATGTGAACCTGCGGGAGCCCTCGATGGACATGAAGTCGGTGACCGACCGGGCAGCACAGACCCTGCTGTGGACCGAGCTCATCCGAG GCCTGGGCATGACCCTGAGCTACCTGTTCCGCGAGCCCGCCACCATCAACTACCCGTTTGAGAAGGGCCCGCTGAGCCCGCGCTTCCGCGGGGAGCACGCACTGCGCCGTTACCCGTCCGGGGAGGAGCGCTGCATCGCCTGCAAGCTCTGTGAGGCCGTCTGCCCAGCCCAG GCCATCACCATCGAGGCTGAGCCGCGGGCCGATGGCAGCCGCCGGACCACGCGCTACGACATCGACATGACCAAGTGCATCTACTGCGGCTTCTGCCAGGAGGCCTGCCCCGTGGACGCCATCGTGGAG GGCCCCAACTTCGAGTTCTCCACGGAGACGCACGAGGAGCTGCTGTACAACAAGGAGAAGCTGCTCAACAACGGGGACAAGTGGGAGGCCGAGATCGCTGCCAACATCCAGGCCGACTACCTTTACCGATGA
- the NDUFS8 gene encoding NADH dehydrogenase [ubiquinone] iron-sulfur protein 8, mitochondrial isoform X1: protein MRMRCLTMPVLLRALAQAQAARAGHANGRGLHSSAVAATYKYVNLREPSMDMKSVTDRAAQTLLWTELIRGLGMTLSYLFREPATINYPFEKGPLSPRFRGEHALRRYPSGEERCIACKLCEAVCPAQAITIEAEPRADGSRRTTRYDIDMTKCIYCGFCQEACPVDAIVEGPNFEFSTETHEELLYNKEKLLNNGDKWEAEIAANIQADYLYR, encoded by the exons ATGAGG ATGCGCTGCCTGACCATGCCCGTGTTGCTTCGGGCCCTGGCCCAGGCCCAGGCCGCACGTGCAG GGCATGCCAATGGCCGGGGCCTCCACAGCAGCGCAGTGGCAGCCACCTACA AGTATGTGAACCTGCGGGAGCCCTCGATGGACATGAAGTCGGTGACCGACCGGGCAGCACAGACCCTGCTGTGGACCGAGCTCATCCGAG GCCTGGGCATGACCCTGAGCTACCTGTTCCGCGAGCCCGCCACCATCAACTACCCGTTTGAGAAGGGCCCGCTGAGCCCGCGCTTCCGCGGGGAGCACGCACTGCGCCGTTACCCGTCCGGGGAGGAGCGCTGCATCGCCTGCAAGCTCTGTGAGGCCGTCTGCCCAGCCCAG GCCATCACCATCGAGGCTGAGCCGCGGGCCGATGGCAGCCGCCGGACCACGCGCTACGACATCGACATGACCAAGTGCATCTACTGCGGCTTCTGCCAGGAGGCCTGCCCCGTGGACGCCATCGTGGAG GGCCCCAACTTCGAGTTCTCCACGGAGACGCACGAGGAGCTGCTGTACAACAAGGAGAAGCTGCTCAACAACGGGGACAAGTGGGAGGCCGAGATCGCTGCCAACATCCAGGCCGACTACCTTTACCGATGA